The following is a genomic window from Desulfofarcimen acetoxidans DSM 771.
ATTAAAAAATTAGCGCACCTGTTGGTTAGTAACCGTGTTCGCCCCTATTACCTTTACCAGTGTGATTTATCCCGCGGCATTGAGCATTTTCGTACTCCTGTAAGTAAAGGGGTGGAAATTATGGAGGCGCTGATTGGGCATACCTCAGGGTTTGCAGTGCCGACTTTTGTGGTAGATGCGCCGGGGGGCGGGGGGAAAATACCGGTTCTGCCTAATTATCAACTGTCCAGCACAAGTACCAAAACAGTATTGCGCAATTACGAAGGAGTTATCTGCATATATGAAGAACCGGCAAACTACAATTCAAGTTGTTCATCCACCTGTAATGTGTGTAAGGGGTCCAGTGCTTTACATGATCCTATCGGATTGCAAAAACTTATAAATCCAAATGCTAAGATGGTCAGCTTAATACCGGAAGGGAACAGGCGCAAAAAGCGTTTAAAAATTTATAAGGATATTTTACATGACAATTAATTTAAGAAATATGATAGAGAATTCACAAGACCGGTGGGAACATCTAACTGGACAGGCTTTTCAATGCAGCATTCTCATTTCCCCCTACAATAAGAGAATTACTGTTTATGAATTTTCTCTGCGATTAGACAATGGAATAGAAGAAATGATTCAGATTCTTACGGAAAAGGCATCGGAATATCAACTTGATAAAATATGGCTTAAAGCCAGAGCCAGGTGGAAAGAAAAATTTTTGCGCAGCAAAATGAAGCTTGAGGCATCTATCCCCGGCTATTACGGCGGTGTCGAAACTGCCATGGTTTTTGCCAAATATCTTACAGTCCGGAGGGAGACACCCTCGGGATTAAGCAACAAGAACCATGCTATAAAACCAGTGTATAATGCTTTGAGGGGGACACATAGTGATTCGGCGGTTCCTCATGGGGTAATTATTAAGCAAGGAGAGGCAGCCAATTGCCGAGATTTAGCCTCATTGTATAGCAAGGTTTTTGCTACTTACCCTTTTCCGATATTCAATTCTGATTACCTGGCACATACGATGGATCAGAATGTCTATTATGTTTTAGCCTTATATAATAACGAGATCGTAGCCGCTGCGTCTGCTGAGATAAACACATTAGATAAAAATGCTGAAGTTACTGATTTTGCTGTTCTCCCGGAATGGAGAGGCAGGCGATTGGCCAGTTGCCTTTTGCTGCATATGGAAGATGTATTAAAGAATACTGAGATAAAGTGTTTGTACACTATTGCCCGCAGCAGTTCTGTCGGTATGAACAAAGTTTTTGCTAATTTTGGTTATGGATTTGGCGGAGTTTTGATCAATAATTGCAATATTGGCGGCGGTTTTGAAGATATGAATGTTTGGTCGAAAGTTCATTAAGATTTTTAATAACACAATAAGAATAATAAGCCTGCTGGTGTTCTGTGCCGGCAGGCTGCCTTTATTGAAAATAAAGGTGTTATTTAGCAAGATAACCTAATGTGTTGGACTTCTTTTTTTGGGGTTGGCAGGTTATGTATATATTCAGAACATTTTCCTTTACTATTAGTAAATTTACCTTTTGTGTAAAAATAATTTTATCCGCAGTAATTTCACGACCGTCAAGGATGAGAGCCAGCTGTAAGAAGTTTATCTTAGACAGTTCCTGACCAAGCATGGTTACTAACCTTTGCTTAACGTCTTTTATCGTTTCTATTTTAACTTGCTCCTGTTCCAATTTTGTGAGGTTATCATCAATAACAGTCGCATAAACGTTGATAGCAGACAGAACCGGGTGTGTTTTATCAATGAGATTTAATTTGAGTTGTTCTATTTCGCTTTGATTGCCGGCAAGCTGTTCCTCAAGATTTTTTAACCGAAAGAGCAATTCATCTATATAATGTCCGGTATAAGCGTTCAGTCCTGACGCGCCAAGAGATAAACCCAGTAAAAAAGGGGCGAGTAAGTAAAAAATTTTTGTCTTAATTTTTACCACCGGTTAAGTTCACCACCACAAAATATCCTAAATGTGTGCCGGAAAAACTGCTGAGAATAAAGAAAAACTGTTTTACCATAGCTTTTAAGTCACCTTGAAAGATCCCTGATTCTAAGATTTCAAAAGTTGAAAAAGATCCGCCAATAGCTGCAACGATTGCCCAGATTTTAATTTCCTTGGCCAAAGACAGCATGGTTGCTACCGGAGGTTCCTTCATAAGCAAAGCTGCCAGTGATCCCATTAGAGTGGCGCCTATCATAATACCAAAGGCAGTAAAAAATATCAGAACTAATTTGGGAAAGAATACATGCAAAATTATCACACCTTTTATATGAAAACTACTCTACTTATATATTTAAAGTAAGGTGTTTCTATGTCAATAATGTGTGTATAGGATTTTGTACATTGCGGCGTTAGCCGCGCTTCGAAAATCAACCACTTTAACGGACTATGAGTGTATAATAGGATTGGGGGAATTTCTTTAAATGAAGAGAATAGAAATTGCAATAATGATAAACAACCTGTTCAAGCAACTAAAATGAGTGATCTAATATAGCATATTATTGTAGTTATTTAACGTAGAAAGAATTAAATACGTTAAACACCGGTACACTTATACACAAATCAATTATTTGAAACTTGTTGACTTCGGGTTGGCTGGAAGTTACGATAAATATAATTATTAGATTAGGGGTGAGGCCTCTTGGACTTTTCGCAATTAATTAAACTAGGTTTACCCCGGATTAGTTTTTCTGTCACTACGTTAATTGACTTAATGATTGTTGCTTTTGTAGTGTACCGGATATACTTGCTGATCAAGGGAACACGTGCGGTTCAATTGATTAAAGGATTGATCGTGCTGGTAGTGGCCATGGTTGTAAGTGATTGGATTCACCTCAACACAGTTAACTGGCTTTTGCGCCAGGCTGTAACGGGGCTGATTGTTGCTCTTCCGGTAGTGTTTCAGCCCGAGCTGCGCAGAGGTTTGGAAAAACTGGGTGGCGGCAGGTTTTTAGCCAGGAATGTATTCATGCTGGCAGAGGAAGAGAAAAACACAATGATTAGAGAGGTTGTGCGCGCGGTTCAGATGCTGGCTAAAAACAGTATCGGAGCCTTGATTGTTTTGGAGCGTGGTACAGGCCTGGAGGAGTACGTTGACACAGGTACAAAAATAGACGGCGAGATATCCGCGGAATTGCTGGTAAACATATTTATACCGAAAACGCCACTGCATGACGGTGCTGTGGTAGTTAGGGGAGATCGCATACTTGCCGCTGCCTGCGTGCTGCCCCTGGATGAGAGTCCTAACGTAAACAAAGCCTTGGGTACGAGACACCGGGCCGCTTTGGGTATCAGTGAGCAGTCTGACGCCATGGCTGTGATTGTCTCCGAGGAAACAGGGGTAATCTCTCTGGCCGTGGAAGGCGGGTTAATTCGCTATCTGGATGATATCAGCCTGGCAGAAAATTTAAATAAAGGACTGGGAGGCAGCACCAAGTTAAAGTTTTCTACCTTGTGGAAATTTAAATAGAACCCCATGAATTGTTGTACCTAAAATGGAATTGTGTCATATGCTGTAGTTATATCATTTAAATTGACAAGAAACTTGACTGCAGTTTATAATTAGCAATGTATATTTTTTCTAAGGGGGATACGCAAAGTGGGGGTAATGTTTGGCACCGACGGTGTGCGGGGAGTGGCTAACAGGGAATTAACACCGGAACTGGCTTTTAAACTGGGCCGGGCCGGCGCTTATATATTGTGTAAAGATAACTGCAATGATCGGAGAATAATCATAGGCAAGGATACCCGTATCTCAGGAGATATGCTGGAAGCAGCCTTGGCAGCCGGGATCTGCTCTGTAGGTGTAAATGTCCTGAAGGTCGGAATTTTGCCAACTCCGGCGATTGCGTATTTAACCCGTTCCCTGGGAGCGGCGGCAGGTGTGGTTATTTCCGCTTCCCATAACCCGGTGGAAGATAACGGGATCAAGTTTTTTGGCCCCACCGGTTATAAACTGCCGGATGAAACAGAGGATAGCATAGAGACAGCCGTTTTAGGCGATTTTGCAGGTATTCCTTCGCCGACCGGAAGTGCTTTGGGCCGTACTTATGAGTTAAAGGATGCCCTGGACAGGTACATCATGTTCCTGCAGGATACTATGGATGTTGATTTAACGGGTTTAAAAGTAGTGGTTGACTGTGCCAACGGCGCGGCCTACAAGGTAGCGCCCAGGGTATTGAAAGAACTTGGGGCTGAGGTAATACCTATTTTTAATAGGCCTGATGGCGTAAATATTAATGCCTGGTGCGGTTCAACTTACCCGGTGGCCCTGCAGGAATCGGTGGTTGCGACAGGAGCGGACATTGGCCTGGCACATGACGGTGACGCCGACAGACTTATAGCCGTGGATCATGAAGGCAATATAGTAGACGGCGACAGAATAATGTTAACCATTGCTAAATATATGAAGGAAAATGATAAATTAACCAGAAATACTGTAGTGGTAACTGTAATGAGTAACCTGGGACTGCACCTGGCACTGCAGAAAGCGGGCATAAAAGTTGTGCAAACGAAAGTTGGTGATCGCTATGTGATGGAGAAGATGCTTAAATTAGGAGCCAGATTCGGAGGAGAGCAGTCGGGGCATATTATATTCTTAAAGCATAATACCACCGGTGACGGTGTTTTAACGGCCTTGCAGCTGATGAGAGTAATGAAGAAAACCGGCAGAAGCCTGAAAGCTCTGGGAGAGCAGATGGAACGATTGCCGCAGCTGCTGGAAAATGTGCGTGTAGCCGATAAAGCAGCAATTATGAACAGCCCGGAACTCAGCGCGGCTATAGAAAAATACGAAGAGCAATTAGCCGGGCAGGGCAGAATACTGGTAAGGCCGTCAGGTACAGAACCGCTGGTCAGAGTGATGGTGGAAGGCAGGGACAAAAAAGAACTGGAGCAAATCAGCGCGGCAATGATTAAGCTGATCCATGAATTAAGCCAGGGAGGTGATAGGTAAGGATGAAAAATTAAAGAAGCGCCTGAACCCTTGTATGTAAAAGGGTTGACGAGGAGGGGGTTTATCGAGATTCGGCGGATGCCCCCCGGTTGGTCGTGACCGAGAAAGGTATGACAAAAGCGCCGGGTAACCGGCGTCACAAAAATACTGGTCGACATAGATGGAGTAGTGTTATTAGTCTGTAATAGAGTATTTGCCGCGGGCTTTGCTGTGTCCCGGCTTTTTTGCTTGCAATATTTACGAAATATATCAATTTGCAAATGAAGTTTAAATTCCTGATACGGAGGAAAATAAATATGTGTGGAATAGTAGGATATATTGGCACACAAGAAGCTGTGCCTATTTTAATAGATGGTTTAAAGAAACTGGAATACCGTGGTTATGATTCGGCGGGCATTGCAGTTTTAGAAAATGGCATAAGGGTGGAAAAGAAAGTGGGTAAGCTGGCGGCTCTGGAAGAATCCCTGGAGGGTATAACCTTTACCGCCCAAACAGGCATCGGACACACCCGTTGGGCTACACACGGCAAGCCTTCCGATGAAAACGCGCACCCGCATACTGATTGTACGGGAAAATTTGCCGTAGTTCATAACGGTATTATTGAAAACTACCTGCATTTAAGAGACAGGTTAAAAGAAGAGGGACATGAATTTATTTCAGAAACAGATACCGAGGTTTTGCCGCACCTGCTGGAGAAATATTACCGGGGGGATCTGGTGGAAGCCGTGCGCCTGGTTATACAGCAATTGCGCGGTTCTTATGCTATGGTAGTGCTTTGCATGGAAGAGCCTGATAAAATTGTGGCAGCCAGGCAGGACAGTCCTCTTGTGGTGGGCCTGGGAGAAAACGAGAACTTTCTGGCTTCGGATATTCCGGCTATTTTGAAATATACCAAGCGTGCCCTAATCCTGGAGGATGGGGAAATAGTTGTTCTCACAGCTGATAAAGTAACGGTTTTTAATAGAAGCAATCATGAAGTTGATAAAAAGGTCTTTGAAGTACCATGGAAAGCTGAACAGGCGGAGAAGCAGGGCTATGAACACTTCATGCTGAAAGAAATTTTTGAGCAGCCCAAAGTTCTGCGTGATACTGTAAGGGGAAGAATCAGTGATGATAATAGCTCGGTGCTGTTAAAAGACATATCACTGGGCAGGGAAGAAATCAAGAAAATTAAAAAATTGTTCATTACGGCCTGCGGCACTGCATACCATGCCGGTGTAGTCGGCAAATACGTCATAGAAAAACTGGTTCGACTCCCGGTGGAGGTGGATATAGCTTCCGAGTATCGCTACCGCGACCCGATTATTGATCCTGACAGCTTGGTAATAGTGATCAGCCAATCGGGTGAAACCGCCGATACGCTGGCGGCACTGAGGGAAGCACATAGAAAGGGTGCTAGGGTAATAGCGGTAACTAATGTTGTGGACAGTTCCATAGCGCGTGAGGCGGATGACGTGATTTATACCTGGGCCGGACCGGAGATAGCTGTAGCCTCTACCAAGGCTTATACTACCCAGCTCATAGCAATGTATCTGCTGGCTCTGTACTTTGCGGAGATTCGAGGTACATTGCAAGGGTCAGAAATAAATGAGATACTCACCAGTCTGAGGCAGGTACCCGGGCAGGTTCAAGAAATGCTGAATGATACTGCACAGATACAGGATTTTGCCGGACAATATGCCAGGCATGAAAATGCCTTCTTCATTGGCCGTGGACTTGATTACACGGTAGCTACGGAAGGCGCATTGAAGCTAAAGGAAATTTCCTACATTCACGCTGAGGCTTACGCTGCCGGAGAACTAAAACACGGTACACTGGCACTGATTGTGGAGAATATGCCGGTAGTTGCTCTGGCTACCCAGCCGGCGCTGCTGGAGAAGATGATCAGCAATATTAAAGAGGTTCACGCCCGCGGAGCATCAATTATAGGTGTGGCACTGGAAGGCATAGCTGAGATGGAAGAAGTTTCGGAGAAGGTTATTTATATACCAAGGACTCACCCGGTATTGACTTCGGTGCTGACAGTAGTGCCCCTGCAGCTGCTGGCTTACTATATGGCAGTGGCCCGCGGCTGCGATGTTGATAAACCGCGTAATTTGGCCAAGGCGGTTACGGTGGAGTAAGGAATGAAACGGATATAAAATGTTTGTAGTATTAAAATAAAATATGAACAATCAAAATAAGGAATGCTCAAAAACACCTCTTGATATAAATTTTCAAGAGGTGTTTTTGCAGCAATACATTTATTTACTATTAATCCATACATGAAACTCATAGAAAATGAACCAGCTAATAAGCCACAAAAAGAATGAGATATGAATATCAAATCCGTTTGTATAAGCCAATATTTTAGTGTATCGTGTTAATCCAAATTCTGCGCTTATGAAAAATAGAGACCAGGATAAAGCCCAAATAGCTTTACCTTTTAAGCTGCTTGGACAAAACATAATCCAGACCATAACAATTACAGGCAGTGCAAAGTAATTAAAAGGAATTGAGACAATTGTATATTGGGCAAACAATCGCGTTGGGTAGCTCCATATTTTTAAATACTCTGCAATGTAACACCATATATCGGCATACAAAATAGCGAATAAGCCAACTGGAATAAACTTTTTGATGTCTTTTCGCTTTATCAGCAGCAAAATCAGAATAGTAAAAAAGATGGCTGCTCCGATATACTGGATTAGGCTTTCAAATGACATGACTTTTCCTCTTTATTGGGGTCTTAATTAATGTATTGTCTTTAGTATGATCTATTGTAAAATAGTATTATACTTGGGTAGAAAGAAAAATAAACGAGAAGATGTATTTGTAGGGAGAGCCTATGCAGATTCCGAATTACGTGTTGAAAGTTATTAATAAGCTGAAAGAAAATGGCAAGCAGGCCTTTTTAGTGGGGGGCTGCGTGAGAGACCTGCTGATGGGAAGTGAGCCCGCTGATTATGATATAGCCACCTCCGCAGCTGCTCAAGAAATTTTGTCTCTCTTTGGTAAAACCGTACCTATTGGCGAAAGGCACGGCACTATCTCGGTTCTGTTAGATGGTTTTACCGTAGAAGTTTCAACTTTCAAGGGATATGTTCGTGAGGAAGGCCCGGGTGGTTTGGAGAAAGACCTCTCACTAAGGGATTTTACAATAAATGCAATGGCTATTGATGGAGAAGGAGGCTTTTATGATCCGTTTGGCGGTCAGAAAGATCTTGAGCAGAAGATTATCAGATCCCCGGGCAATGAACCTGAGCAGCGGTTTATAGAGGATCCTTTGAGAATGATGCGGGCCATCCGGTTTTGCTGTTCGTTTGGGTTCTCATTGCACCCGGACACGAATAAGGCCATAGCAAAAAATCATGCTCTGATTCAAAGATCTGCGCCGGAACGGGTAAGGGAAGAACTTAATCGCATTTTGATATCAGACCTACCGTCCCTGGGAATCCGGCTTCTGGCGGAGACGGGATTGCTGCGGCATGTTATGCCTGAGGCTATATCTTTGGTCAATTTTGATCAGCGGGATAAACCGCATAGTAAGGATGTTTTTGAACATACCATGGCTGTATTGGAAGCGACACCTCCGCGCCTTAATGTTCGTTTGGCAGCCTTGCTGCATGATATAGGGAAAACCCTAACTTTTAGTGCGGACGAACGAGTAACCGGACATTTCTATGGGTACAGCCTTAAGGGGTGCAGGGTAATTGAGAGTATATTGAAGCGGCTAAGGTATGACAATAAGACCATTGAGAATGTATCGGTACTCGTAGGTGAGCATATGAGCTGTTTTCCCAAGTTAAGGGATGTCAGCCTGAAGAGACTGGTTAAAAGGGTGGGGGAGCATAACCTGGACGACTTGTTCGATTTACAGAGGGCAAATATTCTAGTGTCGGCCACACCATTTGATTTCTCTGATTTGGATGCTATGCGGCAGGGCATAGAGAGAATTCTCAATGAAAAGTCTCCTCTGAGAATAAAAGATTTGGCGGTTAACGGCCGCGATCTTATTGCCATTGGATTCCGGTCCGGCCCCGAAATGGGCCGGATGTTAGAATTGCTGTTAGATGCAGTGCTGGATGATTCGGTTAAGAATGACCGTGTTGCCTTGCTAAAAATAGCCGAAGAGTATCTAATGGATCGTGAGAGGGGCAATTCTGAATGTGATAAGGAGGCAAAAATGAAACATTATAGAAAAGAGCTGTGGTTTGAGGTTAAAAAGAGGCGAGAATTAATTAATATTACCCCTCTGGTGAGAGAGTGCCTGCAGGAGAGTGGGATCAAGGAAGGTTTGTTATTATGCAATGCCATGCATATTACTGCAAGTGTTTTTATAAACGATGATGAGTCCGGCCTGCACCAGGATTTTGAGAACTGGTTGGAGGGGCTGGCCCCTGAAAAACCGTATTCACAGTACAGACATAATACATATGAAGATAATGCCGATGCTCATTTAAAACGCACCATTATGGGCAGAGAAGTGACAGTAGCGATTACGGCAGGGAAATTAGACTTGGGACCCTGGGAGCAAATTTTCTACGGTGAGTTTGACGGAAAAAGAAGAAAACGTGTTCTGGTTAAAATAATCGGAGAGTAGTTATAAAAGAAGATTAATGCTCGTTTAAAAAGCTTTGGCCCGCAAATGCTATGGAAAGTTTGAGGCAGCTATTAGAAGTAAGAAGCATGTAATAAAAAATAAATTTAAAGGTGGTTGTTATCTATGCCGTTTGTCCATGTAGAACTTCTTGAAGGTAAGACACTTGAACAAAAAAGAGAGATGGCTAAAGGTATTACTGATGTAATAGTTAAGGCTGGTGGTGTAAATCCTGATTCCGTTTATGTGATTTTTAAAGATTTGGCTAAAACTGAGCTGGCTAAAGCCGGGCAATTAATTGCGGACAAGCAATAAGAGATTAAATTATTTTCAGCAAAATCTAAAAAATAAAGTGATGCACAGGGTTTTACTCTGTTAACAGTGCATCACTTTATTTTTTATACTCTCGGAAATTATGCTTATAATGGATTTGTGGATAAGTTAAGCTTAGTACTATATAATTTCCGATGAGATTCCCATGCTGTGTTATTATTTTGTATGACGGTGACAGTAATAATTAATAATAACTATAAACTCATGCTTAACCTTAAATGTTATTTAAACGCTTGAATTTACCGGCTTTATACTCTAAAAATTGGAGAGATGTCATTGAATAACCATCATGTATATGTAGCTGTAGCTAAGTGTCCCGCCTATGAGAGGGATTATGTAAATACCTCTGTAAAAAATTTAATTGATTTTTTGGGAGGTATAGAGAATTATGTTTTGCCGGAGCAGAAGGTAGCCGTAAAACCAAACTTGATTGCTAAAAAGAGTCCGGAGGAAGCAGCCACTACTCACCCGCTGGTGGTGGAAGCGGTAGTCAGGCTGGTTCAGGAAGCAGGGGGCAATCCTTTTATAGTAGACTCGCCTGGCGGGCCTTCCAATAAAGGGCTGCTCAGTGCGGTTTACCGTGCAACAGGGATGGAGGCAGTAGCCAAACGTACAGGCTGCCGGCTGAATTGGGATATGGGAGAGATTGAATTAAATCATCCACGGGGCAGGGTGGTGAAAAAGCTTACGCTTCTAAAAGCCCTGGCGGAAGCAGATGTGATTATAAGCCTGCCCAAGTTGAAAACTCATGGCATGACTAAATATACAGGTGCCGTTAAGCTAATGTACGGTGCAATTCCAGGATTAAAAAAAGCTCAGTATCATTTTAACATGCAAAAGCTGGAGGAGTTTTCGCAGTTATTAATTGATATAAATACTTTGCTGCCCGCCTCATTAAATATTATGGATGGCATAATTGGTATGGAAGGTGACGGTCCTACCGCAGGTTCTCCCCGTGAGCTGGGATTTCTCTTAGCCAGTCAAAGTCCATTTGCTCTTGATCATATTTGTGCCGGTTTAATTGGGCTTGACCCGGCAATCCTGGTTTTTCTGAAATTAGCCGCCGAGCAGGGTCTTTATCCCCCTGCGTCATCTATTAAAATATGTGGGGATAAGCTGCCTGAATCTATTGTGGCCTTTAAAATACCCGGCCACAAACAGATTGATTTTAACCTGCCCGGGCCGCTCAAAAAAATAGTTGGCAGACTTCAGCCCAAACCGGTATTCAATTTACAGGCCTGTAGAGGTTGCGGCGAGTGTCAGAAATGCTGTCCGGCTCAGGCTATAACTATGCTAAACAATAAACCATTATTAACATTGAGTGAATGCATACGCTGTTATTGCTGCCAGGAGCTTTGTCCTCATAAAGCAGTGCATATTCAACAGCACTGGCTTGGTAAAAAATTAATGAGATAAAAATTAAGTATTATTTATAATTTATAACATTAAATCAATATTAAGACGTCATTATTATATGATTATTTACTAAAACATTCTGAAAAATTATTTTAAAATATAACAAATTACAACATTTAACAAAGGTATTTTTATAGTCTCACATAATATTATAGTTATATTGCCATAATCACATTCACATTATATTTTATGAGCAATATTTTGCATATGGAAATTCTAGAAATAATATAAACATTTAATATAAACATTACGAATTATTAATCAAGGGATTTTTCCAATCCAACGCTTTTTTAGAAGAGGTGGAAAACATGTCTGACAATTTTAGCAGCGATCCCATGCTTGAGATGTTTATTTTTGAAACTAACCAGTTTACTGAGCAGTTGGAGCAAATAATTTTAGACAGCGAAAAATCCTGTGGGTTTGATACAGCTTCAATCAATGAGATATTTAGAATTATGCATACCATCAAGGGTTCTGCGGCTATGATGCTATATAATAATATTTCCGGTTTAGCCCATTCAATGGAAGACCTATTCTATGTTTTGCGAGAAGAGAAGCCCCGAAATGTAAATTATTCCGGGATAAGCGATATAGTTCTGGAGGGTGTTGACTTTATAAAAAATGAAATTGCAAAGCTGGAAAACGGTAAACCGTCAACCGGTGATGCTTTAGCATTGGTTGAAGTAATTGAAGCTTTTGTAACAAAAATAAAGTCTTGCAATGATATTGCGGAAACACCGGTTAACACTGCTGCGGAGGAACAGCAGAAATTTTATATTAGTCCCCAAGCATTGCCGATAACAACAGCGAATAACACCTATGAGGCCGTGATAACTTTTGACGAAGGGTGTGAAATGGAAAATATAAGGGCCTTTTCGGTGGTACATAGCTTAAAAGAAAAAAATGTAGTTTTAGAGTTTGAGCCGCCAGACATTATTGATAACGAAAACAGTGCCGGTATAATCAGGCAGGAAGGTTTTCGTATTGTATTCCGGACAAACATGACAATTGAAGAAGCACGTACCTTGCTTATTAATGAAACATTATTTTTAAGAGAGCTTGAAATAAATGTTGTAGAAACTCCAGCTGAACCGGTTAAAAAGAGAAAAGAAATAGTGCTTGAAGATGATTTGCCGGAGGATTTGGCTGTTGCCGGAAGTGTTGAATCCGAGGATGCTCAGCCAGGGAGCAAGCAGAGTTTTATCAGTGTTAATATCTTAAAGCTGGACAGGCTTTTAGACTTGGTAGGGGAGTTGGTTATATCGGAAGCTATGGTATTACGCAACCCTGAAATAACAGTACTGCAAATAGAGAGTTTTCAAAAAGCTGCCAGACAGTTGGAGAAAATCACTTCCGAACTGCAGGATACAGTCATGTCTATTCGTATGGTGCCTCTATCCACTACTTTTCATAAAATGAACAGAATTGTTCGGGATATGAGCAAGAAGTTGGGGAAAAATGTACAGTTAGCCATAATCGGAGAGGAAACAGAGGTTGATAAGAATATAATTGAGCATATATCTGATCCCCTGATGCACTTGATACGCAACGCTGTGGATCATGGTCTGGAAACAACTGAGGAGAGGCTGGCTGCAGGCAAACCGGAAACCGGAACTGTTACACTTGAAGCAAATAATGAGGGCGGGGATGTCTGGATTATTGTCAGGGATGACGGCAGAGGTCTTAATCGCAAAACAATAATCGAAAAGGCCAGGGAAAGCAGTCTATTGAAAAAGAATGAAAATGAGCTTTCCGAGAGGGAGGTTTATTCCTTAATCCTGATGCCCGGCTTTTCCACAAAAGAACGTGTAACGGAGTTTTCCGGGCGCGGTGTAGGTATGGACGTAGTGGTTAGGAACATAGAAAAAGTTGGAGGGCAGATTTTAATTGACAGTTCACCTGGTACAGGTTCAGTAATTTCTATAAAGATTCCTCTTACCCTGGCCATTATAAACGGGATGGCTGTGAAAGTGGGTAAATCCAGCTATGTTATTCCAACTACTATGATCAGAGAATCTTTTAGAGCAAGGGAAGAGGATGTAATTAGAGACCCTGATAATAACGAAATGATATTGATACGTGGTGATTGCTATCCAATAATTAGACTGCATAAATATTACAAGAAAAAGGAAGCTGTTACTAATATGCAGGAGGGAATTATCGTAATGGTTGAAAATGAGTTCAGAGGAGCATGCCTGTTTGCCGATGAGCTCCTGGGGGAACAGCAGGTGGTTGTC
Proteins encoded in this region:
- the glmM gene encoding phosphoglucosamine mutase — its product is MGVMFGTDGVRGVANRELTPELAFKLGRAGAYILCKDNCNDRRIIIGKDTRISGDMLEAALAAGICSVGVNVLKVGILPTPAIAYLTRSLGAAAGVVISASHNPVEDNGIKFFGPTGYKLPDETEDSIETAVLGDFAGIPSPTGSALGRTYELKDALDRYIMFLQDTMDVDLTGLKVVVDCANGAAYKVAPRVLKELGAEVIPIFNRPDGVNINAWCGSTYPVALQESVVATGADIGLAHDGDADRLIAVDHEGNIVDGDRIMLTIAKYMKENDKLTRNTVVVTVMSNLGLHLALQKAGIKVVQTKVGDRYVMEKMLKLGARFGGEQSGHIIFLKHNTTGDGVLTALQLMRVMKKTGRSLKALGEQMERLPQLLENVRVADKAAIMNSPELSAAIEKYEEQLAGQGRILVRPSGTEPLVRVMVEGRDKKELEQISAAMIKLIHELSQGGDR
- the ablB gene encoding putative beta-lysine N-acetyltransferase, translating into MTINLRNMIENSQDRWEHLTGQAFQCSILISPYNKRITVYEFSLRLDNGIEEMIQILTEKASEYQLDKIWLKARARWKEKFLRSKMKLEASIPGYYGGVETAMVFAKYLTVRRETPSGLSNKNHAIKPVYNALRGTHSDSAVPHGVIIKQGEAANCRDLASLYSKVFATYPFPIFNSDYLAHTMDQNVYYVLALYNNEIVAAASAEINTLDKNAEVTDFAVLPEWRGRRLASCLLLHMEDVLKNTEIKCLYTIARSSSVGMNKVFANFGYGFGGVLINNCNIGGGFEDMNVWSKVH
- a CDS encoding YtrH family sporulation protein, which encodes MIILHVFFPKLVLIFFTAFGIMIGATLMGSLAALLMKEPPVATMLSLAKEIKIWAIVAAIGGSFSTFEILESGIFQGDLKAMVKQFFFILSSFSGTHLGYFVVVNLTGGKN
- a CDS encoding secondary thiamine-phosphate synthase enzyme YjbQ; translation: MKHYRKELWFEVKKRRELINITPLVRECLQESGIKEGLLLCNAMHITASVFINDDESGLHQDFENWLEGLAPEKPYSQYRHNTYEDNADAHLKRTIMGREVTVAITAGKLDLGPWEQIFYGEFDGKRRKRVLVKIIGE
- the glmS gene encoding glutamine--fructose-6-phosphate transaminase (isomerizing), whose translation is MCGIVGYIGTQEAVPILIDGLKKLEYRGYDSAGIAVLENGIRVEKKVGKLAALEESLEGITFTAQTGIGHTRWATHGKPSDENAHPHTDCTGKFAVVHNGIIENYLHLRDRLKEEGHEFISETDTEVLPHLLEKYYRGDLVEAVRLVIQQLRGSYAMVVLCMEEPDKIVAARQDSPLVVGLGENENFLASDIPAILKYTKRALILEDGEIVVLTADKVTVFNRSNHEVDKKVFEVPWKAEQAEKQGYEHFMLKEIFEQPKVLRDTVRGRISDDNSSVLLKDISLGREEIKKIKKLFITACGTAYHAGVVGKYVIEKLVRLPVEVDIASEYRYRDPIIDPDSLVIVISQSGETADTLAALREAHRKGARVIAVTNVVDSSIAREADDVIYTWAGPEIAVASTKAYTTQLIAMYLLALYFAEIRGTLQGSEINEILTSLRQVPGQVQEMLNDTAQIQDFAGQYARHENAFFIGRGLDYTVATEGALKLKEISYIHAEAYAAGELKHGTLALIVENMPVVALATQPALLEKMISNIKEVHARGASIIGVALEGIAEMEEVSEKVIYIPRTHPVLTSVLTVVPLQLLAYYMAVARGCDVDKPRNLAKAVTVE
- a CDS encoding CBO0543 family protein yields the protein MSFESLIQYIGAAIFFTILILLLIKRKDIKKFIPVGLFAILYADIWCYIAEYLKIWSYPTRLFAQYTIVSIPFNYFALPVIVMVWIMFCPSSLKGKAIWALSWSLFFISAEFGLTRYTKILAYTNGFDIHISFFLWLISWFIFYEFHVWINSK
- the cdaA gene encoding diadenylate cyclase CdaA, producing MDFSQLIKLGLPRISFSVTTLIDLMIVAFVVYRIYLLIKGTRAVQLIKGLIVLVVAMVVSDWIHLNTVNWLLRQAVTGLIVALPVVFQPELRRGLEKLGGGRFLARNVFMLAEEEKNTMIREVVRAVQMLAKNSIGALIVLERGTGLEEYVDTGTKIDGEISAELLVNIFIPKTPLHDGAVVVRGDRILAAACVLPLDESPNVNKALGTRHRAALGISEQSDAMAVIVSEETGVISLAVEGGLIRYLDDISLAENLNKGLGGSTKLKFSTLWKFK